The window attgaattctcagaattacgccagtcaatctccctcaattaataacttttaataacttttattatatggtgaggcttctaaatttcaccttatctcgaatttataaatcacttccttctataaatttaatccgtggagttaacgttgatagtgcttcttaccATACGAAGTTGTCGTGCCTGCTTCTGGCCtgtgaattttacgattggtccaagcttacgcgggactgagaagtttcatattaTTTAAGTACCAACCTTGCGTACAGCCCTCGCTAGTACATTGGAGAtcccctgacgtcatttctaggaattctgcATACGGCTCATCCGGTGTTTTGTACTATAATTTCGCCCGCCGCTCTGGAAATTTTCCCCTGACTTGGAAATAACTCTTGCCTTTCTcttccccctcgtcacaatttctgagaattctaattctgctggccattatatttcttaatcttagtggagacaacagtctgtggcaggtttcacaataccatctcggcctgacCTGTACTTACAAtatgtaaagtaagatattcttgcttctgaaaatgaaatatatatttctcaataattaattacaattgaatgccGCCTATCACACgaccaccagggcgcaatatagTTTATCACAGAATTTCTCTATATCGATTTTCACCAGGAAGAGATGTTTGTGAATAAATCTGTACTACATTACATATCATTAAATGTCGTATTTCCGTATGTAATACATCAGAATGAACAAATTCTTGCAGCAGGAAATAGATGAGAAATCTTAATCACCAGTTTCAACTATATGTATAACTTATGTGAGTTTAAACTTGTTGGCGCTAGTGtatatttttgaacattttctcagaaatgatggttaaaatttgaaACATATTTATCATTTCAGTAAGTTATTTATCTTTTGAGCTAGAATAATGAAACTTTGGAAAAGCCATAATCGGGCTTTTATATGTTACGAAAAAATGAACAAAATCTAtcagaaaattgttaaaaatgatggTGGTACCATTTATATCTTTTGTTCCCTTCAGCCCATATTTTCTCTAAATTCCGAGACACCAAAGTGTTATTGTAGTAATGAAAGCTTGTACGTGTTTTCAGATGGACCTATCAGGCTCCAGTGACTGTCCAGTGGCTGACAACATCAAGCGTAACCTGCATGCAAATGGCTCTAACAACAGCGGAGTAATACAGCATCTTAGTAATGGAGGAGATTGCTCTTGCTTAAAGAACGACATACTAAGTACTGCTGGGAGTACCGGTACTTTAGGTGGTGCTCTGGGAGGTTCAGAACGTTTACAAGGTGGTATAGGAGGTTCTGGAAATTCACAAGGTAGTATGGGAGGTTCTGGAAATTCACAAGGTAGTATGGGAGGTTCTGGAAATTTGCAGGATGATATGGGAGGGTTTGGTAATTTACAAGGTTGTATGGGAAGTTCTGGAAATCTACGAGGTGGTATGGGAGGTTCTGGAAATTCACAAGATGGCATGGGAGGTTCTGGAAATCTACGAGGTGGTATGGAAGGTTCTGGAAATTCACAAGGTGGCATGGGAGGTTCTGGAAATTCACATGGTAGTATGGGAGGGTCTGGTAATTTACAAGGTTTTATGGGAGGTTCTGGAAATCTACGAGGTGGTATGGGAGGTTCTGGAAATTCACAAGGTGGTATAGGAGGTTCTGGAAATTTACATGGTGATATGGCAGGTTCTGGAAATTTACAAGGTGTTATGGGAGGTTCTGGAAATTTACAAGGTGGTATGGATGGTTCTGGAACTTTTCAGGGTGGTATGGGAAGTTTCGTAAATCACAGGGGTGGTATGCATGGTTTCGTAAATACCAGGGGTGGTTTTGGTGGTGTTAATAATTTTGGGCGTGATGCTGGCAATGCTGGAAATTTATTGGGTGGTAGTCTTGGTCCTGTTCATAATTTTGGGCGTGGTATTGACAATTCTGGTAATTTATTGGGTGGTAGCCTTGGTCCTGTTCATAATTTTGGGCGTGGTATTGACAATTCTGGTAATTTATTTGGTGGTAGTCTTGGTCCTGTTCATAATTTTGGGCGTGGTATTGGCAATGGTGGTAATTTATGGCGTGGTGATCTTGGTGGTTTTCATAATCTTGGGCGTGGTATTAGCAATGGTGGTAATTTCTGGGGTGGTGGTCTTGGTTGTGATAATATTTTTAGACGTAATATTGGCAATGGCGGTAATTTATGGGGTGGTGGTGGTCTTGGTGGTGTTCATAATTTTGGGCGTGGTATTGGCAATCCTGGTAATTTGAGGGGTGGTAGTGTTTCTGGACGTGGTATTGGGAATACTGGTAATTTATGGAGTGGTAGTCCTGTTGGTGTTCATAATTGTGCGGTGTGTGGTGTTCATAATGGTGGTAATTTATGGGGTGGTATTAGTGGAAGTGGTTGGGCTAACAGAGGAGGAGAAGTTGGCTGTCCGCATTGTGC is drawn from Anabrus simplex isolate iqAnaSimp1 chromosome 1, ASM4041472v1, whole genome shotgun sequence and contains these coding sequences:
- the LOC136872990 gene encoding PE-PGRS family protein PE_PGRS33, with the protein product MKSSLILLFLLQHMMDLSGSSDCPVADNIKRNLHANGSNNSGVIQHLSNGGDCSCLKNDILSTAGSTGTLGGALGGSERLQGGIGGSGNSQGSMGGSGNSQGSMGGSGNLQDDMGGFGNLQGCMGSSGNLRGGMGGSGNSQDGMGGSGNLRGGMEGSGNSQGGMGGSGNSHGSMGGSGNLQGFMGGSGNLRGGMGGSGNSQGGIGGSGNLHGDMAGSGNLQGVMGGSGNLQGGMDGSGTFQGGMGSFVNHRGGMHGFVNTRGGFGGVNNFGRDAGNAGNLLGGSLGPVHNFGRGIDNSGNLLGGSLGPVHNFGRGIDNSGNLFGGSLGPVHNFGRGIGNGGNLWRGDLGGFHNLGRGISNGGNFWGGGLGCDNIFRRNIGNGGNLWGGGGLGGVHNFGRGIGNPGNLRGGSVSGRGIGNTGNLWSGSPVGVHNCAVCGVHNGGNLWGGISGSGWANRGGEVGCPHCASLRKDVIITNDIPGSDCGCRATPSTGWFGTPGYGSRHHLTHTAGYLPSHYLSNPGFAHHDFHLPFVPFSRGYYGPNVVIPNVYAAGSHSMFPGHPYTAASKDPNLQRYKNIGRIVQKIVKSRPFLQKYYLHLMHSRADALKQAEKAQKSNKNSDRVAKPKQPTVFPHSF